A region of the Thermogladius calderae 1633 genome:
TCGACATAGCCCTGAAATTAGCAGCCGAGTTCAAACAGTTAGCGAACTACTACGGCGTCGAGGCTATCCCCAAGGTGCTGGAGAGGAAAGTCTTCTACATGCTGTTCTTCGCGCCTTCCACGAGGACGAGGGCGGCGTTCGAGTCCGGCATGTACTTCCTAGGCGGCCACGCTGCATACATCGACGCGACGACAACTAGAATGGCGTTCGGCAAACAGGAGAAGGCGGGCGAGGCTGTTAAGGACGTCGCCGCTATGTACGACTTGTACGGCCACGGCCTAGGCATCAGGATCCTGGACAAGGCCATTGACTACCTGTACGGGGTAGGCAACGCTTACATAAGGGAAATGGCTAGGGCGGCGAAGATCCCAGTTATCAACATGGCCGACGACATGTTCCACCCCACGCAGGGACTGGCGGACATATTCTCCTTCATTGAGAGGTTTGGGGACCCGCAGGGTAAGAAGTACGTGATAATGTGGGCCTACAGCCCGGAGATCAGGGGCTGGTGCAGCCCCCAGGAGGACATGATACTATTCCCGAGGTTCGGTGTAGACGTCGTCATTGCCAGGCCTCCAGGATTCGACCTAGACCCCAAGCTTGTTGAGAAGGCTAAGGAGCTCGCCAAGGAGCACGGCGGCTCCCTCGAGGTGACTGACAACCTACAAGAGGCGTTGAGGGGTGCTCACGCGGTCTTCCCGAGGAACTGGGCTACACCGACACTAGTCCAGGTCGGCTACAGCAAGTTCAAGGACGAGGAGCTCAAGATATACGAGAAGTACAAGAACTGGAAGGTGACAAGGGAGTTAATGGACTTGATGGACAAGCGCGGAGTCTTGATGCACGTAC
Encoded here:
- a CDS encoding ornithine carbamoyltransferase; translated protein: MPSLRYLVRELSGKDLISTLEWSDEEIDIALKLAAEFKQLANYYGVEAIPKVLERKVFYMLFFAPSTRTRAAFESGMYFLGGHAAYIDATTTRMAFGKQEKAGEAVKDVAAMYDLYGHGLGIRILDKAIDYLYGVGNAYIREMARAAKIPVINMADDMFHPTQGLADIFSFIERFGDPQGKKYVIMWAYSPEIRGWCSPQEDMILFPRFGVDVVIARPPGFDLDPKLVEKAKELAKEHGGSLEVTDNLQEALRGAHAVFPRNWATPTLVQVGYSKFKDEELKIYEKYKNWKVTRELMDLMDKRGVLMHVLPIFRGYEADEDVIDDPKRSIIYEQAENGLWTKMAVLALTMYGVK